The following coding sequences are from one Gemella haemolysans ATCC 10379 window:
- a CDS encoding PadR family transcriptional regulator: MEINTSQILKGTLEACILQLIKNKEMYGYEITEQLSNYGLDMVAQGTIYPLLLKLEKEHMVTSYLKESTSGPPRKYYSITKNGEEYINSFKNVWGNISTTITNILETK, from the coding sequence ATGGAGATAAACACTTCCCAAATACTAAAAGGCACATTAGAAGCATGTATTTTACAGCTAATAAAAAATAAAGAAATGTACGGCTACGAAATAACTGAGCAACTTTCCAATTACGGGCTCGATATGGTTGCCCAAGGAACTATCTACCCTCTACTTTTAAAATTAGAAAAGGAACATATGGTGACTAGTTACTTAAAGGAGAGTACCTCTGGACCTCCTAGAAAATATTATTCAATTACCAAAAATGGTGAAGAGTATATAAACTCATTTAAAAATGTATGGGGAAATATAAGTACTACAATAACAAATATTTTAGAAACTAAATAA
- a CDS encoding HD domain-containing protein: MKQSQSEKAYEIAKKAHLGQVDKAGEDYIKHPEKVASFVKTDEEKAVAYLHDVIEDTELTLEDLNKYDFSKEVLEAVDIITKKRGEDYQSYLSSVKKNKLARAVKLADLRHNSDLTRLIKVTEKDIKRKEKYQKAIDFLNS, translated from the coding sequence ATGAAACAATCTCAAAGTGAAAAAGCCTATGAAATAGCTAAAAAAGCCCACTTAGGACAAGTTGATAAAGCTGGAGAAGATTATATAAAACATCCTGAAAAGGTGGCTAGTTTTGTAAAAACAGATGAAGAAAAAGCAGTAGCATATCTTCATGATGTTATTGAAGATACAGAATTAACATTGGAGGATTTGAATAAGTATGATTTTTCTAAAGAAGTTTTAGAAGCAGTTGATATTATAACTAAAAAGAGGGGAGAAGACTATCAAAGTTACTTAAGTTCAGTAAAGAAAAATAAACTTGCTAGAGCAGTGAAATTAGCAGACTTACGTCATAATTCAGACTTAACAAGATTAATAAAAGTTACTGAAAAAGATATAAAGAGAAAAGAAAAATATCAAAAAGCTATTGATTTTTTAAATTCTTAG
- the spxA gene encoding transcriptional regulator SpxA: MVVTLFTSPSCTSCRKAKAWLIENGIDFVERNIFSEALTTNEIKDILSITEHGTEDIISFRSKTFQKLNLDIESMSIQELYKVIQDNPGMLRRPIIVDDKRLQVGYNEDEIRRFLPKEIRVNQLKQIKNMVK, encoded by the coding sequence GTGGTAGTTACGTTGTTTACATCGCCAAGTTGTACTTCTTGTAGAAAAGCGAAAGCTTGGCTTATTGAAAATGGAATAGACTTTGTGGAAAGAAATATTTTTTCAGAAGCTCTGACAACAAATGAGATTAAAGACATTTTGTCTATCACGGAGCACGGAACAGAAGATATAATCTCATTCAGATCGAAAACTTTCCAAAAATTGAATTTGGATATTGAAAGTATGTCAATTCAAGAATTATATAAAGTTATTCAAGATAATCCAGGAATGCTTAGAAGACCTATCATTGTTGATGATAAGAGATTACAAGTTGGGTATAATGAAGATGAAATAAGAAGATTCCTTCCAAAGGAAATAAGAGTAAATCAATTAAAACAAATAAAAAATATGGTTAAGTAA
- a CDS encoding CvfB family protein — MEREDIKFITGEIHFLELVEKKSSSLVFKGPNEEEISCNESDVESLDDYEIGEEYSMFIYPSRSGKLFATPNIPEVTVGDYSFSKVVKVEEDRVGLDIGFSREISLLGEDLPKLRSVWPKEGDELFITLRRDFSGQLFARLATETIVASLYSKATKNMKNKDIEAYPYRLMRVGTFLLTKDGYKVFVHESEREKEPRLGEKVTLRVIGVKDNGEINGSFLPRAHERMDADGQAIMDYIENNGYCEFTDKSDPEEIKAVFGMSKGSFKRAVGRLFKNKLIMIEEDGLYKRKGR; from the coding sequence ATGGAAAGAGAAGATATAAAATTTATTACTGGAGAAATCCATTTTTTAGAGTTAGTAGAAAAGAAAAGTTCATCATTAGTTTTTAAAGGACCGAATGAAGAAGAAATTAGCTGTAACGAATCTGACGTAGAAAGTTTAGATGATTACGAAATTGGGGAAGAGTATTCAATGTTCATATACCCTTCACGTAGTGGGAAATTATTCGCAACACCGAATATTCCAGAAGTTACGGTTGGAGATTATTCGTTTAGTAAAGTAGTAAAAGTAGAGGAAGATCGAGTAGGTCTTGATATTGGGTTCTCTCGTGAAATTTCACTTTTAGGAGAAGATTTACCAAAGTTACGAAGTGTTTGGCCTAAAGAAGGTGACGAACTATTTATTACTTTACGTCGTGATTTTAGTGGACAATTATTTGCGCGTTTGGCGACAGAGACAATAGTAGCATCATTATATTCTAAAGCAACTAAGAATATGAAGAATAAAGATATTGAGGCTTATCCATACCGTTTAATGCGCGTTGGGACATTCCTATTAACAAAAGACGGTTACAAAGTTTTTGTTCATGAAAGTGAACGTGAAAAAGAACCACGTTTAGGAGAAAAAGTTACTTTGCGTGTTATTGGGGTTAAAGATAACGGAGAAATTAATGGTTCATTCTTACCTCGTGCTCATGAAAGAATGGATGCTGATGGTCAAGCTATCATGGATTACATTGAAAACAACGGATATTGTGAGTTTACAGATAAATCAGATCCAGAAGAAATTAAAGCAGTGTTTGGAATGAGTAAGGGAAGTTTCAAACGTGCTGTTGGAAGATTATTCAAGAATAAATTAATTATGATTGAAGAAGACGGGTTATATAAACGTAAAGGAAGATAA